Within Streptomyces sp. RKAG293, the genomic segment TCAGCAGGGTGTTCTTGACGCTGGCGCTCGCGCTGACCCAGGCGGCGATGGGGATGATGATCCCCGCCAGGCCGATGAGCGCGTTTAAGACCGGTGACGCCAGCGCGTCGGCGGCCCGGGTCACCGGGTCGCGGCGCGGTGCGGGCATAGCAGGTTCCCCCCTCGTCAGGCCGGACGGCCTGAGGGGTTCATGATTGCCGCTCGGTCCCATCGGCCACAAGAAGAGCACCAGTTGGGCGGGTGTCCGCGGGGTCGGGCAGATCCGGGTGCAGGACCAGGGCCTCGGCTTCCAGCTCCCGCCGGCGCCGGGTGACGGCGGTCTTCAGCTGGGTGAGGATCGCGGTGGGGCTGCGTTCGGTGAGGTGCTCGGTGATCGAGCAGGCCCGGCCGGGGTGCCAGTCGGCGGCGACCTGCGCGGCCGCCAGGAGCGGCGCGGCGGTGTCCATGGGAAGATCGGCGCAGTCCTCGGGAAGCAGGGTGGCCAGGTGCCGCTCGGTGGCGCGGGCTTGCTCGTACTGCGCCCAGGTCCACCCGGTGTCCGGGTGGTCGCGCTCGGTCGCGCTCGGTGGTGGCCGGCGGGTAGGCGAGGACCAGGGCGGCCGCCACCCGCCAGTCAGCGACCAGGGCCGTCACTGTGCCCCTCTGTATGTGTTCATGCCGGCTGTTACGCGGTTCCCAACGGGCGGCCGCCTGCTGGAGGTATTCGTCCTTGACCGCCTTGCGGCACTTCGGGCACAGGTCATCTGTCGCACCGGAGCCCGAGTAGGTGAAGATCGTCTTGCCGCATCCGGTGCACGGCTCCTCGGCGGCGGCCGGCCCGAGCTGACGGGCCATGGCCTGGACGTTCGCGACGCCGTTCTTGTTGATGAAGCCGAGCGTCCTGGCCAGCACGGCCGAGGGGAAGAACCGGATCCGGTAGTGCAGACGGCGCAGCACATTCTTCATGACGGGGTCCTCGAGGGTTCCGCCGGCCCGCACGGCGCCGTCGACCATCGCGAGGACGGCCTGTTCCGCTGCAGCGACGCGACGCTCCGCCTCCTGCCGGGCCAGGATCATCTGCCGCAGATGCTCGACCCCGTCATTGAGGCCGCTGAAGTGCTCGTCGAAGCTGATCTCGGTGGGCTGCTGGCCAGCGGTCACGTCTGTCACTGCCTTCCCTCTGTCTATTTGTCGCCGTAGACCGCGCACTGCGGAGGGGCCTGGCTGGCACCACGGGCGCTGAACCTCAACTTCCAGCGGCGGGGAGGGGAATGTCGTAAGTGATGTCCCACAGCCCGGCTGGCACCACGATGTCCGCGGTCTCCACCGGCCGGCCGTCGGTGGCGTAGTGGGTGCGCTCGATCAGCGTGGCCTGGGATCCGGCGGCGACGGCCAGCTGCTGAGCCTGGTCGCGGTCGATCTGGACCGGCCGGGGCACTTCCACCATCCGGGCGACGGTGATGCCGATGTGCGCCATCCGCGCCAGGATCCCGTGGCCGGCCAGTGGTCCGCCTTCGGGCAGCACGATGACGGTGCCGCCGGTGAGGTCCATCGGCTCCCAGCTGGTCGACAGCAGTACCGGCTGCCGGTCCAGCAGCAGTTCGTACACCGTCCGCACACACAGTGCGCCGGGATCGACGGCCAGGCGGGCGGCGATGTCCGGCGGTGCCGGCACCTTCGCGGTGCTGTCCGCTTCCCAGGTGCCGTCGAAGCCGGCCGGGGCCAGTCCCGGCCGGGGTGGGTCCGTCGCGGGGGAGGGGGTGCGCAGCAGGGTGCGACGTTCGGCCGGGGCGCGGACGAAGGTGCCAGCTCCCGGGCGGCCTTCGAGGAGGCCTTCGGCGATGAGG encodes:
- a CDS encoding GntR family transcriptional regulator, whose product is MADGTSPLAPYLRVAATFRARIADGTWPPGHRMPSRPELGQEFAVGDNVIRRAQELLIAEGLLEGRPGAGTFVRAPAERRTLLRTPSPATDPPRPGLAPAGFDGTWEADSTAKVPAPPDIAARLAVDPGALCVRTVYELLLDRQPVLLSTSWEPMDLTGGTVIVLPEGGPLAGHGILARMAHIGITVARMVEVPRPVQIDRDQAQQLAVAAGSQATLIERTHYATDGRPVETADIVVPAGLWDITYDIPLPAAGS